The Streptomyces luteogriseus genome includes a window with the following:
- a CDS encoding DUF397 domain-containing protein produces MPPVQNGVQASSLEACWMKSRHSNAEGNCVEVAPLVDGGIAMRNSRDPDGPALVYTSAEVAAFLAGAKDGEFDHLL; encoded by the coding sequence GTGCCACCAGTGCAGAACGGAGTGCAGGCAAGCTCGTTGGAAGCCTGCTGGATGAAGAGCCGGCACAGCAACGCCGAGGGCAACTGCGTCGAAGTCGCCCCGCTCGTCGACGGCGGGATCGCGATGCGCAACTCCCGCGACCCCGACGGACCCGCCCTCGTCTACACGTCGGCGGAGGTCGCCGCCTTCCTGGCCGGTGCGAAGGACGGCGAGTTCGACCATCTGCTGTGA
- a CDS encoding ATP-binding protein: MPKTLPQFSGDLSASAALRLECGREGFARARSFTRDTLHGWSLDHCCDDVTLVITELAANAATHGARRSPGVPEIRLAFLLDPTHLLVSVADTDDDPPVYAPAGTSLDEHGRGLCIVDALSEEWGWAPTPPVGKTVWARLSTRPATPCPPI; this comes from the coding sequence GTGCCGAAGACCCTGCCGCAGTTCTCGGGTGACCTGTCCGCCTCGGCCGCCCTGCGTCTCGAGTGCGGACGGGAAGGTTTCGCACGAGCCCGGTCCTTCACTCGAGACACCCTGCACGGCTGGTCCCTCGACCACTGCTGCGACGACGTGACCCTCGTCATCACCGAGCTGGCCGCCAACGCCGCGACGCACGGGGCGCGAAGATCCCCGGGTGTGCCGGAGATCCGCCTCGCCTTCCTCCTGGACCCCACCCACCTGCTGGTCAGCGTCGCCGACACCGACGACGACCCGCCCGTGTACGCGCCGGCCGGCACCTCGCTGGACGAGCACGGCCGGGGGCTCTGCATCGTCGACGCCCTGTCCGAGGAGTGGGGCTGGGCCCCCACTCCCCCCGTGGGCAAGACGGTCTGGGCCAGGTTGTCGACCCGGCCGGCCACACCCTGTCCCCCCATCTGA
- a CDS encoding SAM-dependent methyltransferase: MHSEKQLSTEIDANVPTAARMYDHYLGGKDNYAADRAACEELDKVVPSTRRLALNNRRFLQRVVKTLSEEYGIRQYLDHGSGLPTQDNVHQVAQRIDPTTHVVYVDNDPMVLVHGRALLEQDERTTVIHADMRETDQIFGHADTKRLIDFSQPVCVLFNSVFHCVPDSDTDGPLAVARRVRERLAPGSFMVMCQLVSEDPEVRAFVTNFMDQATQGNWGRVREPKDVETYFEGLEILEPGLVEVSTWRPDTEVAPRQLTHEWIEFGGVGRIPLEK; encoded by the coding sequence ATGCACTCCGAGAAGCAGCTGTCCACCGAGATCGACGCGAACGTGCCGACGGCAGCGCGCATGTACGACCACTACCTGGGCGGCAAGGACAACTACGCGGCCGACCGCGCCGCCTGCGAGGAACTCGACAAGGTCGTCCCCAGCACACGCCGCCTGGCCCTCAACAACCGGCGCTTCCTCCAGCGGGTCGTGAAGACCCTCTCCGAGGAGTACGGCATCCGTCAGTACCTGGACCACGGATCCGGCCTGCCGACGCAGGACAACGTGCACCAGGTCGCGCAGCGCATCGACCCCACGACCCACGTGGTCTACGTCGACAACGACCCGATGGTGCTGGTGCACGGTCGTGCGCTGCTGGAGCAGGACGAGCGGACGACGGTCATCCACGCGGACATGCGTGAGACCGACCAGATCTTCGGCCATGCCGACACCAAACGGCTGATCGACTTCTCCCAGCCGGTCTGCGTGCTCTTCAACTCGGTCTTCCACTGCGTCCCGGACAGCGACACGGACGGACCGCTCGCGGTGGCCCGCCGCGTGCGGGAACGACTCGCGCCCGGCAGCTTCATGGTGATGTGCCAGCTGGTCAGCGAGGACCCGGAGGTCCGCGCGTTCGTCACGAACTTCATGGACCAGGCGACCCAGGGCAACTGGGGCCGCGTGCGCGAACCGAAGGACGTGGAGACGTACTTCGAGGGCCTGGAGATCCTGGAACCGGGGCTCGTGGAGGTGTCCACCTGGCGCCCGGACACCGAGGTGGCACCCCGTCAGCTCACCCACGAGTGGATCGAGTTCGGCGGCGTGGGCCGCATCCCCCTGGAGAAGTGA
- a CDS encoding helix-turn-helix domain-containing protein — protein sequence MSAASHRISRLEPYLDRPEPAPTLLKMLVGVQLAGFREDARLAQDQAARAVGFSAAKLSRIESGKGRRPPTENDVRALLELYGTDDYEASVLLKLLHRAGEPGWWQRYDKRLMPEWFDRLVGLQEAAATIRTFEIQYVPGLLQTPAYTRAVVERGLPNAPAGEVERRVELRRHRARLLSRDDAPQLWAIIDESVLLRVLGSPEVMREQLAHLVEMAQRSNVTLQIVPLSVTNASAPAIPITYLRFGGLDLPDVVYLEHIKSANFLEDRDETEEYRIALDRLADEALKPRDSLELLRQTMEQRYP from the coding sequence ATGTCCGCCGCGTCGCATCGCATCTCCCGCCTGGAACCCTACCTGGACAGGCCCGAGCCCGCGCCGACTCTGCTGAAGATGCTGGTCGGCGTACAGCTCGCCGGTTTCCGCGAGGACGCCCGGCTCGCCCAGGACCAGGCGGCGCGCGCTGTCGGGTTCAGCGCCGCGAAGTTGTCCCGCATCGAGTCGGGCAAGGGCCGCCGCCCGCCGACGGAGAACGACGTCCGCGCGTTGCTGGAGCTGTACGGCACCGATGACTACGAGGCCTCCGTGCTGCTCAAGCTGCTGCACCGGGCCGGGGAGCCGGGCTGGTGGCAGCGGTACGACAAGCGGCTGATGCCCGAGTGGTTCGACCGGCTGGTCGGCCTGCAGGAGGCCGCAGCCACCATCCGTACCTTCGAGATCCAGTACGTGCCCGGCCTGTTGCAGACACCCGCCTACACCAGGGCCGTGGTGGAGCGCGGCCTGCCGAACGCGCCGGCCGGTGAGGTGGAGCGGCGAGTCGAACTGCGCAGGCACCGTGCCCGGTTGTTGTCGCGGGACGACGCCCCGCAGCTGTGGGCGATCATCGACGAGTCCGTGCTGCTGCGCGTCCTCGGAAGTCCCGAGGTGATGCGGGAGCAACTCGCGCACCTCGTCGAGATGGCCCAGCGTTCCAACGTGACGTTGCAGATCGTGCCGTTGAGCGTCACCAACGCCTCGGCACCGGCCATTCCGATCACGTATCTGCGCTTCGGCGGGCTCGATCTTCCCGATGTGGTCTACCTGGAGCACATCAAGAGCGCGAACTTCCTCGAGGACCGCGACGAGACCGAGGAGTACCGGATCGCGCTGGACCGGCTCGCGGACGAGGCGCTCAAGCCCCGTGACTCGCTCGAGCTGCTGCGGCAGACGATGGAGCAGCGCTACCCGTGA
- a CDS encoding molybdopterin oxidoreductase family protein: MDTSADRIADVWGSRTPYEPGTPWPSRTDTHLAAGLGEQDVERWVQAASLLHSNGDAMDIAVREGRMVGVRGRAADRVNRGRLGPKDLYGWQANASPDRLTRPLVREDGRLVECDWDTAMDRITSRTRRLLDDKGPGSIGFHTSGQLFLEEYYTLAVLARAGLGTNHLDGNTRLCTATAAEALKETFGCDGQPGSYEDIDHADTVALFGHNMAETQTVLWMRLLDRMEGADPPRLVCVDPRHTPVARRADVHLAPRAGTNVALLNALLHEIIRTGRVDRAYLDAHTVGFDELAAIVAECTPGWAAGICDVPTAQIERAAEILGGAERLLSTVLQGVYQSHQATAAAVQVNNLHLIRGMLGRPGCGLLQMNGQPSAENTRECGADGDLPGFRNWQNEEHVAELAAVWNVTPQTIAHYAPPTHAMQIFRYAEQGSIGMLWITGTNPAVSLPELSRVRSILAQEHLFVIVQDLFLTETAQLADVVLPAATWGEKTGTLTNADRTVHLAEKAVDPPGEARPDLDILLDFAARMDFRDKDGGPLITWHDPESAFAAWQRCSAGRPCDYSGLSYDRLRGGSGIQWPCTDEAPDGTARLYTDGIDFAHPDVCESYGRDLVTGASVEPVEYWALNPDGKAVLKAAEYLPPHEDTSSDHPLQLITGRTVYHFHTRTKTARAPELNAAAPDVWAEMSPAEASAQGLADGDLVQITTPRGAVRARLRTTAIRDGMVFLPFHYGYWDTPAGHHPPDDRPGRAANETTVTDWDPASKQPLFKTGAARVTLVSRRPTDTAARTDTTGSGS, encoded by the coding sequence GTGGACACCTCGGCAGACCGGATCGCGGACGTCTGGGGCTCGCGTACGCCGTACGAGCCCGGCACGCCCTGGCCGTCCCGGACCGACACGCACCTCGCGGCGGGGCTCGGCGAGCAGGACGTGGAGCGGTGGGTGCAGGCCGCCTCCCTGCTGCACTCCAACGGCGACGCGATGGACATCGCGGTGCGCGAGGGCCGCATGGTGGGGGTGCGGGGCCGGGCCGCCGACCGGGTGAACCGCGGGCGCCTGGGACCCAAGGACCTGTACGGCTGGCAGGCCAACGCCTCCCCGGACCGGCTCACCCGGCCCCTCGTCCGCGAGGACGGCCGGCTGGTGGAGTGCGACTGGGACACGGCCATGGACCGGATCACGAGCCGGACAAGACGGCTGCTGGACGACAAGGGCCCGGGCTCGATCGGCTTCCACACCAGCGGTCAGCTGTTCCTCGAGGAGTACTACACCCTGGCCGTACTCGCCCGTGCCGGCCTCGGCACCAACCACCTGGACGGCAACACCCGGCTGTGCACGGCGACGGCCGCCGAGGCCCTGAAGGAGACGTTCGGCTGCGACGGACAGCCCGGCTCCTACGAGGACATCGACCACGCCGACACCGTCGCCCTGTTCGGGCACAACATGGCCGAGACGCAGACGGTCCTGTGGATGCGCCTGCTGGACCGCATGGAGGGCGCCGACCCGCCCAGGCTGGTGTGCGTGGACCCGCGCCACACCCCGGTCGCCCGGCGGGCCGATGTGCACCTGGCGCCGCGCGCGGGCACGAACGTCGCGCTGCTCAACGCACTGCTGCACGAGATCATCCGCACCGGCCGCGTCGACCGGGCCTACCTCGACGCGCACACCGTCGGCTTCGACGAACTCGCGGCCATCGTGGCGGAGTGCACACCCGGATGGGCGGCCGGTATCTGCGACGTGCCGACCGCGCAGATCGAGCGGGCGGCGGAGATCCTCGGCGGCGCCGAGCGGCTGCTGTCCACCGTCCTCCAGGGCGTCTACCAGTCCCACCAGGCCACCGCGGCCGCCGTCCAGGTCAACAACCTGCACCTGATCCGCGGCATGCTGGGCCGCCCCGGCTGCGGACTGCTCCAGATGAACGGCCAGCCCAGCGCCGAGAACACCCGCGAGTGCGGAGCGGACGGCGACCTGCCGGGCTTCCGCAACTGGCAGAACGAGGAGCACGTGGCCGAACTGGCCGCCGTGTGGAACGTGACGCCGCAGACCATTGCGCACTACGCCCCGCCCACCCACGCGATGCAGATCTTCCGGTACGCCGAGCAGGGCTCGATCGGCATGCTGTGGATTACCGGCACCAACCCGGCCGTGTCCCTGCCCGAGCTGTCCCGCGTCCGCTCGATCCTCGCCCAGGAACACCTGTTTGTGATCGTCCAGGACCTGTTCCTCACCGAGACCGCCCAACTCGCCGACGTGGTGCTGCCCGCCGCGACCTGGGGTGAGAAGACGGGCACGCTCACCAACGCCGACCGCACCGTGCACCTCGCGGAGAAGGCCGTCGACCCGCCCGGAGAGGCCCGCCCCGACCTGGACATCCTCCTCGACTTCGCCGCCCGGATGGACTTCCGCGACAAGGACGGCGGGCCGCTGATCACCTGGCACGACCCCGAGTCGGCGTTCGCCGCGTGGCAGCGGTGCAGCGCGGGCCGCCCCTGCGACTACTCCGGCCTCAGCTACGACCGGCTGCGCGGCGGCAGCGGCATCCAGTGGCCCTGCACCGACGAGGCCCCCGACGGTACCGCGCGCCTCTACACCGACGGGATCGATTTCGCCCACCCCGACGTCTGCGAGAGCTACGGCCGGGACCTGGTGACCGGCGCGAGTGTGGAGCCAGTCGAGTATTGGGCCCTCAACCCGGACGGCAAGGCGGTTCTCAAGGCCGCCGAGTACCTGCCGCCCCACGAGGACACCTCCTCCGACCACCCCCTCCAGCTCATCACCGGCCGCACGGTGTACCACTTCCACACCCGGACGAAGACCGCCCGCGCCCCCGAGCTGAACGCCGCCGCGCCGGACGTCTGGGCGGAGATGTCGCCTGCCGAGGCCTCGGCCCAAGGCCTCGCCGACGGCGATCTGGTGCAGATCACGACCCCGCGCGGGGCGGTCCGGGCCCGGCTGCGCACCACCGCGATCCGCGACGGCATGGTGTTCCTGCCCTTCCACTACGGCTACTGGGACACCCCGGCGGGCCACCACCCGCCGGACGACCGCCCGGGCCGCGCCGCCAACGAGACCACCGTCACCGACTGGGACCCCGCCTCCAAGCAGCCCCTGTTCAAGACCGGCGCGGCGCGCGTCACCCTCGTGAGCCGGCGCCCGACCGACACCGCGGCGCGGACCGACACGACGGGGAGCGGATCATGA
- a CDS encoding GH1 family beta-glucosidase, with translation MTDFPSFPPGFVFGAATASYQIEGAVQEDGRGPSIWDTYSHTPGLVANGDTGDVACDHYHRYPQDVALLRELGVGSYRFSIAWPRIVPDGSGPVNAKGLDFYSRLADELLAAGIEPAVTLYHWDLPQALEDDGGWRVRATAERFGEYAAVVAEHLGGRVPRWITLNEPWCSAFLGYSVGRHAPGAREGHGALAAAHHLLVGHGLAVQALRAAGVREAGITLNLDHHLPATRSPADEAAVTRADTLHNHVWAEPILRGRYPATEEDTWGALITAQNFRRDGDLELISQPLDFLGINYYRPIVVADAPHRESDPARRVATDNRYEEVPMPDVRRTAMGWAVAPHTFTDLLVELKEQYGDVLPPVHITENGSAEDDETSPDGAVHDHDRVAYLRDHLTALRAAMDAGVDVRGYYVWSLLDNFEWAFGYDKRFGIVHVDYATQRRTPKDSYHWYRSLIAAQRR, from the coding sequence ATGACTGACTTCCCCAGTTTTCCTCCCGGCTTCGTGTTCGGGGCCGCGACCGCCTCCTACCAGATCGAGGGCGCTGTGCAGGAGGACGGACGTGGGCCGTCCATCTGGGACACCTACAGCCACACCCCCGGGCTGGTGGCGAACGGGGACACCGGTGATGTCGCCTGTGACCACTACCACCGGTATCCGCAGGACGTGGCCCTGCTGCGGGAGCTGGGCGTGGGCTCCTACCGGTTCTCGATCGCCTGGCCGCGGATCGTGCCGGACGGGTCCGGCCCGGTGAACGCCAAGGGGCTGGACTTCTACTCGCGGTTGGCCGACGAGCTCCTCGCGGCGGGGATCGAGCCCGCCGTCACGCTCTACCACTGGGATCTTCCGCAGGCCCTGGAGGACGACGGCGGCTGGCGGGTGCGGGCGACCGCGGAGCGGTTCGGCGAGTACGCGGCCGTCGTCGCGGAGCACCTGGGCGGCCGGGTGCCGCGCTGGATCACCCTCAACGAGCCGTGGTGCAGTGCCTTCCTGGGCTACTCCGTCGGCCGGCACGCCCCCGGCGCCCGCGAGGGCCACGGCGCGCTGGCCGCCGCCCACCACCTGCTGGTCGGGCACGGACTGGCCGTACAGGCACTGAGAGCGGCCGGAGTGCGCGAGGCGGGGATCACCCTCAACCTCGACCACCACCTCCCCGCGACCCGCTCCCCCGCCGACGAAGCGGCCGTGACCCGGGCCGACACCCTGCACAACCACGTGTGGGCCGAGCCGATCCTCAGGGGCCGCTACCCGGCCACCGAGGAGGACACCTGGGGCGCGTTGATCACCGCTCAGAACTTCCGCCGGGACGGCGACCTGGAACTGATCTCCCAGCCGCTCGACTTCCTCGGCATCAACTACTACCGGCCGATCGTCGTGGCCGACGCCCCCCACCGCGAGAGCGACCCGGCGCGGCGCGTCGCGACGGACAACCGCTACGAGGAGGTGCCCATGCCCGACGTGCGGCGCACCGCCATGGGCTGGGCCGTCGCGCCCCACACCTTCACCGACCTGCTCGTGGAGCTCAAGGAGCAGTACGGCGATGTCCTGCCGCCCGTCCACATCACCGAGAACGGCTCCGCGGAGGACGACGAGACGAGTCCCGACGGGGCCGTCCACGACCATGACCGGGTCGCCTACCTGCGCGACCATCTCACCGCGCTGCGGGCCGCGATGGACGCCGGGGTGGACGTGCGCGGCTACTACGTGTGGTCGCTCCTGGACAACTTCGAGTGGGCCTTCGGCTACGACAAGCGCTTCGGGATCGTCCACGTCGACTACGCCACGCAGCGGCGGACGCCCAAGGACAGCTACCACTGGTACCGGTCCCTGATCGCCGCCCAGCGGAGGTGA